From Bacillus pumilus, one genomic window encodes:
- a CDS encoding amino acid permease — translation MRHILRKKHIHDLLEQSRQQKVKRTLGGLDLTLLGIGAVIGTGVMVLTGITAAKDAGPAVIFSFAIAAIVCSLAALCYAEMASALPVFGSAYIYSYTTMGELVGHLMGWTLLSVYMLTASAVASGWSSYFNSLLEGFGISIPHQFLAGPEQGGYMNLPAIIIALLIAWILSRGTKESKKFNNIMVFVKLGIIVLFIVVGGFYVQPANWQPFMPFGAEGVIAGAAAVFFAFLGFDAISASAEEVKNPQRNLPIGIIGSLLICTIIYIVVCLIMTGMVHYTKLNVTEAMSYVLQSVHQNSVAGIISVGAVIGLMAVIFANNYAATRIAYAMGRDGLLPKVFSKTNKSDTPVASIWMIGGMTAVISGFIDLKDLSNLANIGALLTFAMVSLSVLILRKTHQQLERGFRVPFVPVLPIISMGCCLFLMLNLPGRTWLYFGVWLLIGVVMYAAYSNKHSELAKAS, via the coding sequence TTGCGACATATTCTTCGTAAGAAACACATTCACGATTTGTTAGAACAGAGCAGGCAGCAAAAGGTAAAGAGAACGCTGGGCGGGCTCGATCTCACGCTCCTTGGTATAGGGGCAGTGATCGGCACGGGGGTCATGGTGTTAACCGGAATTACAGCGGCTAAGGATGCAGGACCGGCTGTCATTTTCTCCTTTGCCATTGCAGCGATTGTGTGCAGTTTGGCAGCACTTTGCTATGCAGAAATGGCTTCAGCGCTGCCTGTATTCGGCAGTGCGTACATTTATTCATATACAACGATGGGTGAGCTTGTCGGGCATCTGATGGGATGGACTTTATTGTCCGTTTATATGCTGACTGCTTCAGCTGTCGCCAGTGGCTGGTCGAGTTATTTCAACAGCTTGCTTGAGGGGTTTGGCATTTCGATTCCCCATCAATTTTTAGCGGGGCCAGAACAAGGCGGATACATGAATCTGCCAGCCATTATCATTGCCTTACTGATTGCGTGGATCTTATCTAGAGGAACGAAGGAAAGTAAAAAATTCAATAATATCATGGTGTTTGTGAAACTCGGTATTATTGTTCTTTTCATTGTAGTAGGCGGTTTTTATGTACAGCCAGCCAATTGGCAGCCGTTCATGCCGTTTGGTGCAGAAGGCGTCATTGCCGGTGCTGCTGCTGTGTTTTTTGCCTTTTTAGGATTTGATGCGATTTCTGCTTCTGCGGAAGAGGTAAAAAATCCGCAGCGGAATCTGCCGATTGGTATTATCGGCTCATTACTCATTTGCACGATCATTTACATTGTCGTTTGTTTGATCATGACAGGCATGGTGCACTATACAAAACTGAATGTCACAGAGGCTATGTCCTATGTGCTGCAAAGTGTACATCAAAATAGCGTAGCCGGTATTATTTCTGTCGGTGCGGTTATTGGATTGATGGCTGTGATTTTCGCCAATAATTATGCAGCAACTCGAATTGCTTATGCGATGGGACGAGATGGACTTTTGCCTAAAGTGTTTTCGAAAACAAACAAAAGCGATACGCCTGTTGCAAGCATATGGATGATTGGCGGCATGACAGCTGTTATTTCAGGGTTTATTGATTTAAAGGACTTGTCCAATTTAGCGAATATCGGTGCTTTATTGACGTTTGCGATGGTGAGTTTATCTGTGCTCATTTTGAGAAAGACACATCAGCAGCTTGAGAGGGGATTCCGGGTTCCATTTGTGCCGGTCTTGCCGATTATCTCAATGGGCTGCTGCTTGTTCCTTATGCTCAACTTACCAGGCCGGACGTGGCTTTACTTTGGTGTTTGGCTGTTAATCGGTGTCGTCATGTACGCAGCGTATTCAAACAAACATAGTGAATTAGCGAAAGCTTCATGA